The following are encoded together in the Lactuca sativa cultivar Salinas chromosome 1, Lsat_Salinas_v11, whole genome shotgun sequence genome:
- the LOC111910050 gene encoding DEAD-box ATP-dependent RNA helicase 35: MDMDNEDDYVEYVPITKRRAIVAQKILQRKGQASTFEDETEKAKEVEMKPSLLVKASQLKRDQPEVTPAEQAVQQEKEMMENLSDRKTLMSVRELAKGITYTEPLPTGWKPPLPIRRMSQKACDGIRKQWHIIVDGDEIPPPIKNFKDMRFPDPVLKKLKEKGIVQPTPIQVQGLPVILSGRDMIGIAFTGSGKTLVFVLPLIMMALQEEIMMPIAAGEGPFGLIICPSRELARQTFEVVEEFLLPLREFGFPEIRPLLCIGGVDMRSQLDIVKRGVHIVVATPGRLKDLLAKKKMNLDNCRYLTLDEADRLVDLGFEDDIREVFDHFKAQRQTLLFSATMPAKIQNFARSALVKPVTVNVGRAGAANLDVIQEVEYVKQEVKLVYLLECLQKTPPPVLVFCENKADVDDIHEYLLLKGVEAVAIHGGKDQEEREYAISSFKASKKDVLVATDVASKGLDFPDIQHVINYDMPAEIENYVHRIGRTGRCGKTGIATTFINKNQSETTLLDLKHLLQEAKQRIPPVLAELNDPMEDVDAITNASGVKGCAYCGGLGHRIGVCPKLEHQKSMQIASSRRDYFGSGGYRGEI, translated from the exons ATG GATATGGACAATGAAGATGACTACGTGGAATACGTCCCTATTACAAAACGAAGGGCAATTGTGGCACAAAAGATTCTCCAACGTAAAGGGCAAGCTTCAACCTTTGAAGATGAAACAGAAAAGGCAAAAGAAGTAGAAATGAAACCAAGTTTGCTTGTAAAAGCTTCCCAACTGAAACGCGATCAACCCGAAGTCACTCCTGCAGAACAAGCAgtccaacaagaaaaagaaaTGATGGAAAATCTTTCTGATAGAAAAACTTTAATGTCAGTTCGTGAACTTGCAAAAGGTATCACATACACTGAGCCTCTACCAACAGGATGGAAACCCCCTTTACCCATAAGAAGAATGTCTCAAAAAGCATGCGATGGGATCAGAAAACAATGGCATATCATTGTTGATGGTGATGAAATCCCTCCAccaatcaaaaacttcaaagacATGAGATTCCCAGATCCTGTTTTGAAAAAACTGAAAGAAAAAGGAATAGTACAACCAACACCTATTCAAGTTCAAGGGTTACCCGTGATTCTATCTGGAAGGGACATGATTGGAATAGCATTTACAGGGTCTGGAAAAACATTAGTGTTTGTGTTACCATTGATTATGATGGCATTACAGGAGGAGATTATGATGCCAATTGCAGCAGGGGAAGGACCTTTTGGGTTGATTATTTGTCCTTCTAGAGAGTTAGCTAGACAGACATTTGAAGTTGTGGAAGAGTTTTTATTACCCTTGAGGGAATTTGGATTTCCAGAAATTAGACCCTTGCTTTGTATTGGAGGTGTCGATATGAGATCACAATTGGATATTGTTAAGAGAGGTGTCCATATTGTCGTTGCTACCCCTGGAAGATTGAAAGACCTTCTTGCCAAAAAGAAAATGAATCTTGATAATTGTCG GTATCTAACTTTAGACGAGGCAGATAGACTAGTGGACCTCGGATTCGAAGATGACATACGCGAAGTATTCGATCACTTCAAAGCCCAAAGACAGACACTCCTCTTTTCCGCCACCATGCCCGCAAAAATCCAAAACTTTGCCCGAAGTGCCCTGGTCAAACCCGTAACAGTCAACGTGGGCCGTGCGGGGGCCGCCAATCTTGATGTCATCCAAGAAGTCGAATACGTAAAACAAGAAGTCAAACTCGTGTACCTTCTAGAATGTCTCCAAAAAACCCCGCCTCCTGTTCTAGTCTTTTGCGAAAACAAAGCTGACGTGGACGACATCCACGAATACCTTTTACTGAAAGGAGTCGAAGCGGTTGCGATTCATGGAGGGAAAGATCAAGAGGAGAGAGAATACGCGATCTCGTCTTTCAAAGCGAGTAAGAAAGATGTTTTGGTGGCTACGGATGTGGCTTCAAAGGGTTTGGATTTTCCGGATATTCAACATGTGATTAATTACGATATGCCGGCTGAAATTGAGAACTATGTGCATAGGATTGGGAGGACTGGGAGGTGTGGGAAGACTGGGATTGCGACTACTTTTATTAATAAGAATCAAAGTGAGACTACGCTTCTTGATTTGAAACATTTGTTGCAAGAAGCCAAACAGAGGATTCCACCGGTTTTGGCGGAGTTGAATGATCCGATGGAAGATGTTGATGCGATTACGAATGCGAGTGGTGTGAAAGGGTGCGCGTATTGTGGTGGGCTCGGGCATAGGATTGGGGTTTGTCCTAAATTGGAGCATCAGAAGAGTATGCAGATTGCGAGTTCTAGGAGAGATTACTTTGGGTCTGGAGGGTATAGAGGGGAAATATGA
- the LOC111910040 gene encoding phosphopantothenoylcysteine decarboxylase subunit VHS3 yields the protein METERLSYGGGGAHVAEAFSLMVQTVLVAEKSICWLLFLIGSIPNNDDALSNLLDAEKRFPLSDLNKVASPDAECKDASETEDDSDDDEDAAVGEDSDNDAEDSSGEDNDDEEADPDSDSDANDDGEDDDDDDDDEDDDDDDEDDDDEDEEEDEEEENQPPFKKKK from the exons ATGGAGACGGAGAGACTATCCTATGGTGGCGGCGGTGCTCATGTGGCGGAAGCCTTCAGTTTGATGGTTCAGACGGTTTTGGTTGCTGAGAAATCCATTTGTTGGCTTCTGTTTCTG ATCGGATCGATACCCAACAATGATGATGCTCTCTCAAACTTGCTTGATGCAGAGAAGAG ATTTCCTTTAAGTGATCTTAACAAAGTTGCAAGCCCTGATGCTGAATGCAAGGACGCCAGTGAAACAGAGGATGATAGTGACGATGATGAAGATGCTGCTGTTGGTGAAGACAGTGATAATGATGCTGAAGATTCATCTGGAGAAGACAATGACGATGAAGAAGCAGATCCCGACAGTGATTCAGATGCGAATGATGatggagaagatgatgatgatgacgatgatgatgaagacgacgatgatgatgatgaagatgatgatgatgaagatgaggaagaagatgaagaggaagagAACCAACCACCCTTTAAGAAGAAAAAGTAG